In the genome of Opitutia bacterium KCR 482, one region contains:
- a CDS encoding exodeoxyribonuclease III produces MKIISWNVNGIRSALSKNFREFAAAENPDIVCVQETKIDPAAAEKLDLPFKYRYFHCAERAGYSGVAIFSNVEPLSVSREALCGSPDEGRFLSADFGKFVLTSIYAPNSQDALKRIDYKHAWNTAFAAKMAESRRSIVCGDFNVAHCEIDIARPRENEGNAGFSQTERDDFGMILKTADLRDVWRERNPEKVQYSWWSYRGGARRRNVGWRLDYFLVSTPLLPEVEDAEILSDVLGSDHAPISIVIK; encoded by the coding sequence ATGAAAATAATATCGTGGAATGTCAACGGGATAAGAAGCGCGCTTTCGAAAAATTTTCGCGAATTTGCCGCCGCCGAAAACCCCGACATCGTGTGCGTGCAGGAGACGAAAATCGACCCCGCCGCCGCCGAAAAGCTCGATTTGCCCTTTAAGTACCGCTACTTCCACTGCGCCGAACGCGCGGGCTATTCGGGCGTTGCGATTTTCTCGAACGTGGAGCCGCTGTCCGTCTCGCGCGAGGCTCTGTGCGGCAGCCCCGACGAGGGCAGATTTCTTTCCGCCGACTTCGGCAAATTCGTCCTAACCTCAATCTACGCGCCGAACTCGCAGGACGCCCTCAAACGCATAGACTACAAGCACGCGTGGAACACGGCGTTTGCCGCAAAAATGGCGGAGTCGCGGCGGAGCATTGTCTGCGGCGACTTCAACGTGGCGCATTGCGAAATCGACATCGCCCGCCCCAGGGAAAACGAGGGCAACGCGGGCTTTTCGCAAACGGAACGCGACGACTTCGGCATGATTTTGAAAACCGCAGACCTCCGCGACGTCTGGCGCGAGCGCAATCCCGAAAAAGTCCAGTACTCTTGGTGGAGCTACCGCGGCGGGGCGAGGCGCAGAAACGTCGGCTGGCGGCTCGACTATTTTCTCGTTTCGACGCCGCTTTTGCCCGAAGTCGAAGACGCCGAAATTCTCTCCGACGTTTTGGGCTCGGATCACGCCCCGATTTCGATAGTCATCAAATAG
- a CDS encoding glycosyl hydrolase — MMVMLSLISKSMRVCAISAAMLVSAFAVGGEIDALKRDFENPPAPSRAETWYHFTTNAATKEGITADIEAMRDIGFTTAHVFAIGSYGKIPGFELKFDNEQWRGLMRHLGKEAKRCGIALGTHNCPGWSSSGGPWIKPEDSMKMVVASETFATAPLESPVKLPQPESKFGFYRDIAVIAIPSGGRLPTPASADADMRKVLSGRVIALPMKERGSSADYVLEFPKPVNAQTAKLVFKDLHVYVGVDISVSADGKNYRKIVSEKIASFADSSAPHYFSLKDAGDFKFCKVSFRNVGFPDWFSPRDMHLKSIEFLADPMIFEAPRKVSMGKAFTYWVPNGNEAAGADKSKVLVLTDKFKNGVLSAGLPAGDWKILRIGYTSTGAKNQPTTCFGLECDKLSKRGLDAHWPHYMAKMIEDCGGMLKNATIDSYEVSGQNWTENFAEEFRARRGYDIVPWLPVMVGCPVGTPEECAKFSFDVQTTVAELFAENYFDYFGELCRKNGLISIAESYGGPFDYLRGIRHIEFPATEFWVSPRAPSRAVLSMANVYGKSRAGAESFTTMFNEGRWQNDPRDLKFYGDRAWSRGVSEFIMHSYVHQPFNAGPGLGLGRHGSHLNRLNTWWKMGGEWVKYIGRSQVLLQRGVLAGDVLVMPPLNSPNSMFYGDSVSGKLFSAGYSAAICSPFDLGEILFVENGRVKAAKNGASFGMLAIPDSKYMSVKKLRALRRLVADGATVAAAKPRETPTLSDSQADFDALVAEIWGNGEPLRRIGRGRLIATGDIFKAVSTVGMKPDFKGRNIDFLKRVDGGVEIFYLYNTAPDAVSQTVSFRVEDGKVPQIWNAENGSVENAARWSRRGEYVEMPLDFAANEPKFVVFADGKAAAVSEFTVSGTAKKPASVKILEAKYGSGNSVVDVLGKVAAEIGSGITVSNETFGKDPAPMKPKKLRVRYSKDGEIFEREYPEKSVALISVAPQSSVRPLYRNGVLSVEFRENAKAEGSLSDGSKFSVSVSDIPAPRDISENWKVEFQKNRGAPDSIALGKLQSLSESEIDGIKYFSGGMLYSKNVEIPAEFFKKNRRIILSFGGVYNVAEVWLNGKKATTLWTPPFECDITDFAKSGANSLSVKVANLWVNRIIGDQREPDEGWQKWSLEGKSVSETKRFTFSNWTNSWAKDSPLKKSGLTDGASVSARDYVPLK, encoded by the coding sequence ATGATGGTTATGTTAAGTTTAATTTCCAAGAGCATGCGGGTCTGCGCAATTTCCGCTGCAATGCTCGTTTCCGCGTTTGCCGTAGGGGGTGAAATCGACGCGCTCAAACGCGATTTCGAAAATCCGCCCGCGCCCTCCCGCGCCGAAACGTGGTACCACTTCACGACAAACGCCGCAACGAAGGAGGGCATCACCGCCGACATCGAGGCGATGCGCGACATCGGCTTCACCACCGCCCACGTTTTTGCAATCGGCAGCTACGGGAAAATCCCCGGCTTCGAGCTTAAATTCGACAACGAGCAGTGGCGCGGGCTTATGCGCCACCTCGGCAAAGAGGCTAAACGTTGCGGAATAGCCCTCGGCACGCACAACTGCCCCGGGTGGTCGAGTTCGGGCGGCCCGTGGATTAAGCCAGAAGACTCCATGAAAATGGTCGTTGCCTCCGAAACTTTCGCGACAGCCCCGCTTGAATCTCCCGTAAAACTTCCGCAACCCGAAAGTAAATTCGGCTTCTACCGCGACATCGCAGTAATCGCAATTCCGAGCGGCGGCAGACTTCCGACGCCTGCTTCCGCCGACGCCGACATGCGCAAAGTCTTGTCGGGCAGGGTAATCGCCCTGCCGATGAAAGAGCGCGGCAGCTCGGCGGACTACGTTCTCGAATTCCCGAAACCCGTCAACGCGCAGACGGCAAAGCTTGTTTTCAAAGACCTGCACGTATATGTGGGGGTTGACATTTCGGTTTCGGCGGACGGCAAGAATTACAGGAAAATCGTTTCGGAGAAAATAGCGTCGTTTGCCGATTCGAGCGCACCTCACTATTTTTCGCTCAAAGACGCGGGCGATTTCAAATTCTGCAAAGTGTCGTTCCGCAACGTCGGCTTCCCCGACTGGTTTTCGCCGCGCGACATGCACTTAAAAAGCATTGAATTTCTCGCCGACCCCATGATTTTCGAAGCCCCGCGCAAAGTCTCGATGGGCAAGGCCTTCACGTACTGGGTGCCGAACGGAAACGAGGCGGCGGGCGCGGACAAGTCGAAAGTGCTCGTCCTTACCGACAAATTCAAAAACGGCGTGCTCTCCGCCGGGCTTCCCGCGGGAGATTGGAAAATTCTGCGCATAGGCTATACCTCGACAGGCGCGAAAAACCAGCCCACAACATGCTTCGGCTTGGAGTGCGACAAGCTCTCTAAGCGCGGGCTTGACGCCCACTGGCCGCACTACATGGCGAAGATGATTGAAGACTGTGGCGGCATGCTCAAAAACGCCACAATCGACAGCTACGAAGTCAGCGGGCAGAATTGGACGGAAAACTTCGCCGAAGAATTCAGGGCGCGGCGCGGCTACGACATTGTTCCGTGGCTGCCCGTCATGGTCGGCTGTCCCGTGGGCACGCCGGAGGAATGCGCAAAATTTTCGTTCGACGTGCAGACTACCGTCGCCGAGCTTTTCGCCGAAAACTACTTCGATTACTTCGGCGAACTCTGCCGCAAAAACGGGCTTATTTCGATAGCGGAATCCTACGGCGGGCCTTTCGACTACCTTAGGGGCATACGCCACATAGAATTCCCCGCGACGGAATTTTGGGTGTCGCCAAGAGCGCCGTCCCGCGCGGTGCTTTCAATGGCGAACGTCTACGGGAAGAGCCGCGCGGGCGCGGAGTCTTTTACGACGATGTTCAACGAGGGACGCTGGCAGAACGACCCCCGCGACCTCAAATTCTACGGCGACCGCGCGTGGTCGCGCGGCGTGTCCGAATTCATAATGCACTCGTACGTGCACCAGCCGTTCAACGCGGGGCCGGGGCTTGGGCTTGGCAGGCACGGCTCGCACCTCAACCGCCTGAACACATGGTGGAAAATGGGCGGCGAATGGGTTAAATACATCGGGCGTTCGCAGGTGCTTTTGCAGCGCGGAGTCCTCGCCGGCGACGTGCTCGTAATGCCGCCGCTCAACTCGCCGAACAGCATGTTCTACGGCGACTCGGTATCGGGCAAACTCTTCTCGGCGGGATACTCCGCGGCGATATGCTCGCCGTTCGACTTGGGCGAAATTCTGTTCGTCGAAAACGGCAGGGTGAAGGCGGCCAAAAACGGGGCGTCGTTCGGAATGCTCGCAATTCCCGACTCCAAATACATGTCGGTAAAAAAGCTCCGCGCCCTGCGCAGGCTCGTAGCCGACGGCGCGACCGTCGCCGCCGCCAAGCCGCGGGAAACGCCCACACTCTCCGACAGCCAAGCCGACTTCGACGCGCTCGTCGCCGAAATTTGGGGCAACGGCGAACCGCTCCGCCGCATCGGCAGGGGCAGGCTCATCGCTACGGGCGACATTTTCAAGGCGGTTTCGACAGTCGGCATGAAGCCCGACTTCAAGGGCAGAAACATCGACTTCTTGAAGCGCGTGGACGGCGGCGTCGAAATCTTCTACCTCTACAACACAGCTCCCGACGCCGTTTCGCAAACGGTTTCGTTCAGGGTGGAAGACGGAAAAGTTCCGCAAATTTGGAACGCCGAAAACGGGTCTGTCGAAAACGCCGCGCGTTGGTCGCGCAGGGGCGAATATGTGGAAATGCCGCTCGACTTCGCCGCAAACGAGCCGAAATTCGTGGTCTTCGCCGACGGGAAGGCGGCGGCGGTTTCGGAATTTACGGTTTCGGGCACGGCTAAAAAGCCCGCTTCCGTGAAAATTTTGGAGGCAAAATACGGCAGCGGAAATTCGGTCGTCGACGTGCTCGGAAAAGTCGCTGCGGAAATCGGGAGCGGAATTACGGTTTCGAACGAAACGTTCGGCAAAGACCCCGCCCCGATGAAGCCCAAAAAACTCCGCGTGAGGTATTCGAAAGACGGCGAAATTTTCGAGCGCGAATACCCCGAAAAATCTGTCGCCCTCATTTCCGTCGCTCCGCAAAGCTCCGTGCGCCCGCTTTACAGAAACGGCGTGCTTTCCGTCGAATTCCGCGAAAACGCAAAGGCGGAGGGCTCGCTTTCGGACGGCTCGAAGTTCTCGGTGTCGGTTTCCGACATTCCCGCGCCGCGCGACATCTCCGAAAACTGGAAGGTCGAATTCCAGAAAAACAGGGGCGCGCCCGACTCGATTGCGCTCGGAAAATTGCAGTCGCTTTCGGAGTCTGAAATCGACGGCATAAAATATTTTTCGGGCGGGATGCTGTATTCCAAAAACGTCGAAATTCCCGCGGAGTTCTTCAAGAAAAACCGCAGGATAATTCTTTC